In the genome of Carassius carassius chromosome 12, fCarCar2.1, whole genome shotgun sequence, the window CTAGACTAGTCCTAAAGGTGCAATTGTTACACATTTTGACAATGTAAGTCACTTCATCAATGGTAAATTATTCATCAAATTCGGTATATTATTCAAAGTATAGAAATTTAGCTAAAGTAACCGCTGTTTAGGGCTCTGTTTTAGGTTTTAGAGCTGgtgatatttatttttctcccttGTATAGACACATAAACCATGCACAATGTTAAATTCAAACTAAGGCAGTGCCTGTAACCATACTATCAGGTTAAAAATCAGCCATTCAAAAACCATTATTGGTTGATAACTAGTCTGAATGTTGGGGGCAGAAGCACACCCCAAAACATATTTGAACCACATACCCAGTAGAAGACTAGCTGTGAGCTGATAGAACCCAGACACTGGAGCTGTGTACCGGCCACTGCTGGTGTTAAAGCCCTGTCCTCTTTGATGGAACTGCTCTGTGTTTGAGGGCTGTGGAAAACACATAAATGAAATTACTACGCCAATGGCACTGTCTTCCATTGCCAACCCTTCTCCACTGCTTGCCAGTCTGTTTCAACATCAGCCATAGCTAACATTGCTGCTAAACCATACATCTAGAGGTCAGAGCTACATCAGACAAATGAAAGACTAATTAAGAGTTTACATTGAAGTTCACAACTCTGGGGGTGCTACTGTATGTCACAGTTATTGAAATGCCTAAATTTTTTATAGTTTGGAATGAGTTGTTTTCCACTTACATTGTTGAAGGGCTGGAGCTCCTGCAGACTGCGACGGTGGGCCAGCAGGTTGTGTTGCAGTCGGCAATGGAAAGCTGTGGCCACACGAGGGGGTTGATCGCAGAGCAGACAGTAAGTTCCTACCATTTCTGAGTGGAAAGGTAATTCCAGGATTAAAATGTTGCCATGTCAAAATCACAAAAGAACTAATTCCTATCTTGGGACTTGGTGCAACCCAATAGATTAGGCACCTTCTCAGActcaaaaacactgaaataaagcCAGTGTAAAATGTTTGGGAATGTATTTGACTGACACTTGGCTGcatataaagtaattaaaaaatctGACAATGAAtagaatatgtaaatatttggagtgtttgagtgtgtgtatgagcagACAGAGTGGATGGAAGTGTGAGGGAATGAGAATGCAAGAATGTATGAGCCTATGGCGCCACTGCACTTTTCTGTGTGAATAAGAGCCTTTATGTTTTATATTGCTGTCAGAACAGCCTGCAGCTCACTGCATCAGAGCACAAACAGACCTGTGTCTACTTTCCTGGCAATACTCCAACACTCATTccacaaacaaacatgcacacacacacacacacagagaatctGGAATCCGTGGAATTCCTTGGCCAAGCCAAGTCAAATCCACGTCCTGGAAAATTACACCTATTAAGAGATCATCCCAGCCCACAATCAGACTAGCAGCCTCCCCAACAAATAAACATGACGACACATATCCCAAACATCAAGCAATGCTGAACATGACTTGACAGAGAGGTGACCAAATTTGCTGTTGGTAACAAGTTGAAATCGGAACTTAAGTCTGAAGGATATCCAAGAGCGGAGGTGAGAAATCAGAGTGCTGGTTCTTCAAAGCATGAACACTCTTTGGGAAGTGTACTCTAGGTTACGTTGGCTCTTGTCTTGAAAAATATAATTTGGACGCTGATCTACTAATGTTCTACCTCAATTCCCAGGGTGGTTTTtgacatggagaaaaaaaaatctgttcttagaTCAGTTCATGTTTTGGTGGACAGAGCGTTCAGAGTGCCATGAGAGTTGTCCGCAGGGCCTCACCATGCTTTTACCAATTCTGCTTTCCTGGCAATACACCAACagtcatacacgcacacacacacgcacacacaatctGGAATCCTTGTAATTCTTTGATCAGGCCAAGTCAAATCCACGTCCTGGAAAATTACATCTATTAAGAGATCAGCCCAGCCCACAATCAGACTAGCAGTCTCCCCAACAAATAAACATGACAACACATATCCCAAACATCAGGCAACTACAACAAAAAGCTGTTGGGCCATTGTAACCAACATATTCAAATGTCTTTAACAAACTTTTGAAATATGTTGTCAAAGCAGTTACTCAACACCAGTTTAACAAATTTGTGCACCTGCATCTGGTGTATTAGTGTAGTGTGCATCCATCACTGAAGAAAACTATTGCTTTAGCACAAGTGAACTGAATCATTAGATGGTGCACATGTAGATAAATGGacattttgtatgtcttcctTATATGATACATTCATTTTAGTTCATGGAGCTTTCTCCTTCAAAACTGATCTGAATTAGGTGTGTTAAATAAgcgagacatacaaaatgtgtagGGCAATGGGTCCCCATGACCAGAACTGAAAACCTCTGATCAAATGCCATTTTAACATGTTGTAGGTCTTGGACAGATCTGCCAGATGGATGTGTCATGagatttcttttctgtttttttgtctGGCATGATGGGTAATGGTGTGAATGGAGTAAATCTCAGTATACCTTTTAGTTTGACTTGGAAGTCCTTTATCAACTCTGCATGATGAGGCAGTAGGGGGCCCGGAGGACCAGGAGGCCCCTGGGGACCAGGAGGGCCTGGTGGCCCTGGAAGGCCATGCTGGACATGTAGAAAGTTTCAGGTTACATTACATAATAAGATAAATCCATTAGAAgaggtgacattttttttttgtcaattatgTTGTCACATAGGCCTAATTAGTTTTATCTTTGTGTGCTGTGCTTAATCTGTTTTTAAACCGTTTTACCACTTTTTAGTACTTCTTTACTTATTAAAGCTTTTGTTCAATATATCTATATGCACTTattctatttattgatattttttatctTTAGAATGGTGTGTAATGCCTATACATTGGATCAGAGATTACCTTGGACAGCCTTTTATTTCCTCTTGGTTTCTTATTTCCACCCTTGTTTGAGTTGTCCCTAAAGGCTATCCATGTCCTGTGGGGGCTCACGATTGTTATGTCAGAGGATACAATATCCTGTAAAAGATAAGCATATCAGAGCTTCAGCTAATCTGTATTTTACAGTGAACTCACAGTTTATAAATGTCATTACCATATACTTTCCCCTCATGACTAACGTTTGACATACCCTATTTGATTTACGAGATTGTACAGTGTCTTTTTTGTACTGCCTTAAAGTCTTGACAGGTGAACAGCAGGTGTATGTGTTTCATTTGACTTACAGGGCTCTCAGTGCTGACTGTATCGTTTTCCTCTTGCAGCTCCAGACTCTTCTCACTCTCTTGTGTGGTGCAGGTAAACAGCAGTAAACTCAGCAGCAAGGCCAGTAGTGCCCCTCTTGCCCCATGCCAGAGCTTCATGCTGCAGTGTCTGTGCAGTGTAGGTGGACTTCTAACTCACTCAACTCATTGCACAGTTTCCATTCCAACATAGAGAGGTGACCAAACGTCCTGTGGGTAACAAGATGAAAACTGTACTTAATACATAAGGATATCCAAGAGTGGAGGTGAGAAATCAGAGTGCTGGTTCTTCAAAGTATTAACACTCTTTGTGAAGAGTCCTGTAGGTTTTGGTCGCTCTTGATTTGGAAAATATAATTTGGTATCTGATCTATTAATGTTCTACTTTAATTCCCAGGGTGGTTTTTGACAtctgaaaacatgaacatgaaaaaaCATTTGACATGAAAACCTGTTCTTAGATCAGTTCATATTTTGGAGTGCCATAAGAGTTGTCCACAGGGCCTCACCATGCTTTTACCCATTCTACCCACAGTCAGCCTGTCCCCTGTGATAGCCAAGATTCCCTATGCCTCGCCTCCTGACTATAGTCTAAACTCTCTAAGCTTGAGTTAGGGATGTTCAGCCAATGTGTTATAATCACCCACTATGTGTAGGTGAGGTGTGTGTATTCCataaattaatgtgtgtgtgtgtgtgtgtgtgtgtgtgtgtgtgtgtgtgtgtgtgtgtgagtgtgtgtgtatttgttgatGGTTAAAGTCTGTTGCCCAGTTGCAGTGTGATTACCTGTGATGAACCCTGTGTGTGGTATACTCTCTCTGTTGGTGGTATCTCCACGTCTTCTTTGggtttttaataatgtttgattGTCTTCTGCTCTCCTTAATGCCTTTTCACAGTTCCTTGTGTTTATATTTTCGGTAACGTTAATTCCTTCAgtgatgaaaatgtattttgcCAGTTGATGTCCTTGTTGCCAGGCTCCAGTTTATTCCACATCTATTTCAGTGGTCCATCAGAAAGGATCTCTCTGATTTAAAGGTCTCCTTTTCGCGCTCCACTCTTTTTAGCTTCCTCTCATACCAGACTCCTCCTCTGCTTCTAGTTTGTGCACTCCTACCGATATCAGTCGCTGAATCTTGACCTGTCACTTTGTCTATCTTCAAGCTCCGGGTCATTTATCAGACCATCTCTCCATGCCTCTCTATTACAGTGAGCTCCCGGGtgccttcttttgtttttcttgtgttTAGCTCAGTTAACCTTCTCTGTCAGCAGTTAGTCTCTCTGTAATCCTCAGATGCAGGGTCCTAGTGCCTCTTTTATGGGTTTGTAAAATGGCCTGCTTGTACTCAGAGATGCTTCATCAATATGAATTAAAGGGAAATCAAATAGATTTAAAATGTCACAAATAGAAAGAAGGTGGTGTTTATTTAGACCTAATGACTAATATCCTAAATTTATGAGCAGTGAGAGACACTTGGGTGGGGCAGAAATGTGTCTTTCAGATATGCAGAATTGTACTGTTAAAAATTATGACCGCTAGGAGAAAGTTACACATTTTTATGTAGCAAACCACCACACCTCTCTTTGTATAAGTCTTCTACTCTTGCTTTTTTCTGGCAGAGAGAAACAGCATATGTGTGGTCTTTAGACTAGACCACAACTGTGCACAAAACTAAAAAGGCTTTTAAAATGCTGGAGTCTTTGAGCCTAATAGAGTGTATTTGTTTAAATTAGAACAAGGGAACATTGGCACCATCTCTTTGACAAATTATTCAAAATGATCAGGGAAATTAAAACCTCACATGCAATTGATAAAGGAAAACCTTCAGATTTTTCTACCTGGAAGAGTGTTTTTAATAAAgcagaatataaagacagtttgATTCTGTTAAATGATTCTGTTAGAACCACTACTCATTAAAACATACACTGAAAACTGATTAAACATGCCAAAATGcctcaaacaataaatacaatacttCTCAGAAATtagctttatgtactcctcagaaatatacatacaatgacatttaagtatactcgacttatatttacaaaaaagtctaaatatatttgagctatactcctagaatccgtgtttttattattattatacagtagagggtgctagtacacatcttctgcacagatttgcaaaaaaaacaaacaaacaaacaagtgaggaagaaaaaaagaaacaacagatactgacacatgtaatctaacacgatcatctgacatgacacagcatcaaaactgtaacgttatggaataaaatgtcgaccaATGAAGAGGTAATCATTTCAGTTAAGCTTTGGGGTGTTAatcgactccatctacgttttgattatcattctgaatccaattcatagtcttttttcagctttttgttcaaaatgttatttctttattttttatgtaacttatccacattaaagtgtttaaaaaaataatgcatgaagctagaataaaatgtttttggttacaagcagataccctgttcttcctttggatgttttgcatgttcagatattcatacaacaaaatatatacaaattaaaacctaaatagggacatagtagtatacttaaagtgttacgtaaagttcacttaaagaaaacttatgaatACACTTGCAGtataaactactaaactagtagtttactgagactatacttcaaagtgtgcAAAGTATTTAAtaagtaaactaaactaaaaccttGGCAGATACATTAACTTTGGCAAGGAACTCTACAAGGTTTGATGTTTTGTGAAGAAGGATAAGTGAAAGCACTAATGGATTTTTGCAGTGCTGTTCTTGGTTTCATATGTGCTAAAAGCATATTTGGTTTACAGGAAAACTTGTTTAATTTTCTTATTTCTGTTTGCAGAAATGAAAATCAGACATTAAACTGCCTGATCTAATTGGCAATAAAGAATTAAACATGTGATGTGATGtttgataaaatattaataactcaCACTCAACTTCTCACTCTGCAGCCCAGAAACAGATGTCACATCAGGGTTGGACAGTTGGATTGACACGTTTTGTTTAGATGCTGATGTCTTTGTGCTTGTGGCCATCTCTGAGTCTACCATAATGAAAACTGTGAGTAGAGGGAGTAACTAATCATAAAAAAAGTGTGTCTGtagtgttttaatttaaattatttactgtttttctttttctttttacctaaatgctttatttttattggttTCATTCTACATTGAAAAGAGAAACACTTCTTCCACAAAGTGAATGGGCGCATATAAAAAGCCCAACATTTTCATCCTAACTAATCGTTGGGACGCATCTGTCTTAAAGCCAGAGTATCTGGAAGATGTAAGTTTTATTACATATGAATTATAAGTTATAACCCATATTTATTAGCCACAAGTGATTCACCACATGAAACCGCTGCAAACAATGCagatttttgtataatttatcaTTCCTCCTTCATACATTTCAGATTTATAGGTTCAAAGAAATTTGATTGCTTACACTTCATAATTTCCAATGTTTTTCACAAACATAATACAGTGCTTCACAGTTGAGAAGTTTgtgtatattcatatataaatagatatgaaaatatattgaaaaagttTATGAACTATACGTTTATAATGATATCAATGAAAGTGTGTTAATGGAGGTGTAGTTCATTACTTCATGCTTTTTTAGTTGCGGAAATAACACATGGATCGCTGTGTCAGTTTCTTAGTGGAGGAGCTAAAGGTATTAGACCTTAACAAGGCACCTAACCGCATCTTCTTTGTCTCTGCCAAGGAGGTGTTGAGTTCCAGGATTCACCACGCCCAGGGAATGCCAGAGACTGGTAGGCTCCAATGCTTTGGTCACACACTGCAGAGCTTTCTGCTTTTGACACTGCTCTGGAGGAAGACCAAGAAAACTAGGCCTAGTCAAGTTAAAATGAGTGCAACAACCATAAAACACTCTTAGGCAAATGCTAATAAATCTTGGAGTGGCCCAATGATATTGAGAATGTTGTTTGAGATACAAAATGATGCTCCATCACAcatattaatttcttattttatatattggtGGTATTATGGAACCGAAATGGGgcatgtgctttttatttaaaggCAGTGCTTTGGCCGAAGGATTCCAAGAGTGACTGATGGAGTTCCAGAGTTTTGAAAGAACATTTGATGTGAGAATGTGCTCAAACTGTGGTGACTGGCTCCAGGATAATCATTGTCTGACAGTGAGGTTAAAAACAATGAAGATTAAGAGGAGCTTTGTGGAAAATGAGCCTTAGTCCTGTCTGTATGCTGTTTAGACTAGAAGATAATTTATGACAGCTTTACCCAGAAATGGTGTGACGTGATGACGGTCTCCTTAAGCAAGCTGGTTTGCATCGATTCAGGCCATGGGCTGCTGGCTCCCAGATGTGTGAGATATTTGGTATTCCTCATATATTCCATGAAGCCATTTCCATAGTGGCAATCACTGAGCCAAGTTAGCAAATTTGAATAGGTGAGCGTACTTCACATCCTTGGGATCCAGGGATGAAAATTCACAGTAATTTACAATTGCATTAATAGATGGGTCTGTTGTGACTCAACTATATGAACAGTCAATGATGAGAATGAAAAACGTCACCCATGTTGATAGGCGTAGATTAAATCTTGAAATCttattttgattatttgtaaTCGTGACTTGATTCCTGACAATTGTGGTATAATGATGACTCAATAACACACTTAATGGACACTCCAAGCTCCCAAAGACAAtatttggtaccacttttgaacCAAGGTTCTCTCAGTCAGTGCAAAACCATTTTGTTCATTAGCAtggtattttgttgttgttacaaCTGGAATATTCTGCTTTTGAACATCTGTAAATCCATAGTGTTCTCACTTGAAGATCATGCGGTTCTAATGGATCGGCTGGAGTTTGTGCGAAATCAACTCAACGTCCTAACCAAGAACATCAAAGACAAGATAAAGGCCATCACTGACAAAGTTGCTGACAAGGTAACCTGCAAGTTCTGCCAATACCAGCATAGATGGAATGTGTGTGAGGAAAGtgacaaaagtgaaagtgacatgacattcagccaagtatggtgacccatactcagaattcgtgctctgcatttaacccatccaaagtgcacacacacagcattgaacacacacacacacacacactgtgaacacacacccggagcagtgggcagccatttatgctgcggtgcccggggagcagttgggggttcggtgccttgatcaagggcacctcagtcatggtattgccagcccaagatttGAACCCATAACCCTAAGGttagcagtcaaatttacaaACCATAGGCCACGACTTTCGCCTGTGGTGCAAGGCTTCGGCCTTCCCTTGGCATAGGTCGAAAATTGCTCACAAAAATGCCCCATTCTACGGTCACAAATAtagtgaaaattaaatgaaaagtgtTGACTCCCCACTAAATTTAGATCTGCTTATGttgcattatgtttttttatgttttacagctTTGAACATTGTAACCAAttacacacgattctgttgagcttatgaatacAATGGCCAATCAGATGCGTTCAGATTAGTCAACACTGAAATGCCAGTTTTGTTCTTGTGCTTGCTGATTGAATTCTGCACCCTCGTGAATTTCctattcaaaaacaacaaaatgcagaTGTGGTTATGATGAAATTTAGTGTTTAATTTCACAGTGTAAagagcttcagtgattataatggTAGGTCTTAAAAAAATTGGAGAGTACTTAAACTTGCACTGGGACTgtgaaaatgaatgcattttaatttattaaattaaaacttaTACTATACTTTCTGGTATTTGAACAAATACCAGAAAGGTATTTGAATACCCTTATCTGGAAGTCCTACATGGCAGCTGGTCAGGCAGGCATGGCTCTTCACACAGAGTTGAGGCAGTCAAAAATTTCGAGTCGCAGGTCCCAGTCAGCTGCACTCAGGGAGTTAATGCTCTGGAGGGTGTGCGAGTCCTCTAACCCCTTCCCCTCCTTGTCCAAAGAGTGGTCCTTGCCCAGGAAGGAGTCCACTATTAGGGGCAGCGACCTGGTTCATCCC includes:
- the LOC132154273 gene encoding erythroferrone-like, with the translated sequence MKLWHGARGALLALLLSLLLFTCTTQESEKSLELQEENDTVSTESPDIVSSDITIVSPHRTWIAFRDNSNKGGNKKPRGNKRLSKHGLPGPPGPPGPQGPPGPPGPLLPHHAELIKDFQVKLKEMVGTYCLLCDQPPRVATAFHCRLQHNLLAHRRSLQELQPFNNPSNTEQFHQRGQGFNTSSGRYTAPVSGFYQLTASLLLESSESQKKPYARQRDSVKASICIESLCQSNVSLETVTGVSVTGGLFSILLTGTLYLQAGEYVSILIDNGTGSALTILQDSLFSGILIGV